The window GCGTGCCgtgggaaatgatccaattatttaccaaaaaaaaaaaaaaaaaaaaggatgtttgCTCCTCCAAGTGTCGAATggcctttttttgcaaatggCTGCGACGTTTGCGGGCTCACTCAAGGTGCAAATCGGTGTACTTGCCTTTGAGCAAAGGAGCAACGAAGCGGCCATCGTCCGCCCGGCATTCGACGTCCCGGGTTGCAAAGTTGTCGCTTTTGACGCGGACTGAAATTTTGTCCACGTGGGGTTTTGTCGGCGTTGACGTCGCGTCCGCTCGTCGCCGTCGACCGATCGGCGCCCTCCCTCCCGCCTCCACGTGTGCCTCGTTGTCCGTTTTGCGCCACATCATCTTTCCCGTCCGTCGTTTGTAGTTGTGAGTATTTTGTTTGCGATTGACTTTTGGATCCTTTGTATTTTTGCGTTTGGCAGAGATTTGGGGGTGTCCTCCACTGCCGCCAcaaaccccccctccccccgtgtacacaaacacaaagcgCGCGTCAAAGATGAAGAGGCACGAGCGGACGACGACGCGCGGCGGACCAGAAAACTTGTTGCCCGTAGGGGGCGCTGCGTCAGGGACTCCCGCGGGACTCTCCGGTTGCAGGCCCCCAGACTGGCTGGCACCCTCCAAGAAGCTTCTTCATCCCGGAGACAGCTGTCGTCTCCGTGACGACAGCGCGGACCAATGGCGTTCCGTCCCGTGTCGGCGCAGTTGGCCGCGAGCGGTAAACACCATTCCTTCGGTCCCGCTGAGGCGCCGCAAGTCGGGGGGCAAAAGAAAGACGAGTCAAACAGTACGCGGATCGGAAAAGAAAAAGCGAAAAATCTTCCTTTGCAATATCTCAAAAGTACTTTTGAGTGATCTCGCTCCTCCGTATTGGTGAGAACCCAAATATGAATATTCATACCGGTAGCGGTCACAAACATCTCCAGTTTTAAGTCCAAATCCTTCAAGTTTGTACAaatgtagaataaaaaaaaaaaaagaaagccaaagGGGGCAGCAGGCGGGGCTGCCGTTAAGAAGTGACCTTTGACCCTCAGCGGGGTCGCCGGCGCGCACACCGGCAGGTGAAGGCCTCCAAAAAattcctttgctttttttttttggattcgtGATTTTCTACGTCggttttgcaacattttgtccgtttttttttttttttttttcatttccgaAATCAAAACTTTCTtcccattttgtattttgaatcGCAGCTTTATGAATCGTCGCTTCGCTTTTGATCGTCGGGTTGATTTTGGTATCGTTTCATCCGTATTTTAGTGCAATATGTAACCCATAATTATGCGCCAGCGTGGGTTAGCAACGTCGCTTTACTTTGTAAAGACGTCACGGCCGACGTTTGCGGACAATCTGACACTCGCGCATTCAGTACATAGCGCACACGCGTAGACAGAAATAACGTTGGCTCACCGGATCGGCTTGCAAATGTAGCGTGCGGGCTGCGACGTAGGGGGCGCTGCCGCCGTGTGTCAGATGCTTCTAGAACCTTCCTCTCTACCGACTCGTCCCTCTCGCCAAGCAACGTGTTCCCGTCCGTCGTGGACACTTCCGAAGCTGATTCCAGGGACAAGGTACAGGAAGTTCAGCGGGACAGGAAGTCGCCGTCGTTCTGCGTGTCGACCCGACGTTGAGCCCACTTTTGGGCTCAAAAGGTTTGGTGCGTTGGTTCGGGTCCGACGACGACAGCTGCGAGCCAAGTGActaaaaatacccccccccaccccccaaaaaaaaacgccgGCTGAAGTCAGCAGAGCAAACGTTTGGGAGGCATCTGGAAACTTCATACGCTCGCTCGCACCCCCCGGCCGGGAGCTGAGGGAATCGTGCGAGGGGGAAAGTCGAACCACCGAAGTCTCGCGTCCGCCGGTGTCCCAGTACTTGCGTCAACGAGTACCTCTCCAAAATATGGACCAGCGCTTCTTGGCAGCGGACAGGAAGTCAGTttacaaacaggaagtggactaACACCAGCCTAcaggaaaggaaaggagagCGGACAGGAAGTGGACTTGTACCTCTCCGGATTTTAAAGCGTGTCTGCTAAAAACAAGAAGTAGATTAGCACCTATGCTAAAAACAGGAAGTAGATTAGCACCTCTGCTAAAAGCAGCAAGCTGATTAGCACCTCTCCGTCAGTGGACTAACACACGCCACAAATCGCAGGAAGTCAACAGTCGGCAACCCACGAGGAAGTGAATTAGCACCGCTACGAAGCATGCACAAAATCCGCTAACGCCTCTTTGCAGATAGCGAATGCTAATTAGCGCCTCGCCTGGCCACAGCGTACAGGAAGTCCTAAGCACTGCTCCATTACCTACAAGAAATCCACTAGTACAAGAAGTGACGTAAAAGCAAAAAGTCATCTTGTACAGGAAGTGGACTAGCGCGTCTTTGCAGTGAACAGGAAGCTAGCTGACAACCGAGAACAGGACTGGGACCTTTTCATAGTGTACAGGAAATGGACTAGCACCTCTTTTATCTCCTGCGCATTCCATGCACACTAATCTGGTACCGGAAGTTTACTAGTAAATCTACGCTGTACAggaagtcatcatcatcatcatcatcatcatcatcacttggAGGATTCAGAAGGTACTGGAAGTGAACGAGAGCCTCCTAGAAGTCAACTAGTACTTCTCTCCAGCACACGGCAAGCGGAGAAGAACTAAAGCTAGCGTGCGTGCTACGTTGGCATTTCGTTGAAACTCGTTAAGTGCGCCTGTGATGAACCCGACTAAAGCTGTGAAGTTGTCGTAGTTGTTGGCCTGCCTGCTCCGCTTGTCGCTGACTTAGTAACGGTGACGTCACCTGCGCAGTTTTGCATCCTCGACAGTACGTAGCCACACGTGTTTTAGCATGggaatgtaaaaaacaaacaactgaaatCTGGTTGCAcatgtgtgcacaccctcttccgCCGAGGGGTGTGGCTGTCTTCAGAATCAACCAATCACTTTTAAAGTTGCCTCAAATGGGAATCCGTGCACCGCTGGCACGATGTTCAGTGCCTGCGTGTTCGGGGTCCGTCCTGGCCTGGAAGACCCAAACCGCACGGATGGGGTGTTGCTGGTTGGTATAGTGATCCAGTTTTTGACAAAGGGGGGCAGGGCTGGGGGGGAGGGGTTACGGCAATATGCCAGCCTCATGCGAGTGTGGAAAATTCAATTAGCTGGCGCAGTTCGACTAAATCCACCGAGGAGAAAAGCTCTCAGGGAAGCGGCGTGACGCAACGCTGCAAATATTTTGCTGGCTCCAGAAGTGTCGCTAACGCTAACAGCTAACAGCAGGTGTTGGTGCGTTTCAGGACGTTTATGCGCTGAAACCCGAAGCTCAAACTCCTCTCGCACGTCGACAACCGCGCCAAAGAGCGCACGCCGGAGCGCGCCCAAATGCGCTAACATGTTAGCGTGCTCGTGGCCGAAACCTCAGTAGGATGTCACCTAGCAACTCTGATTTGTCATATTCAGAAAAAGGTTCCATGACTTCCTCTCCACTGTTTTGGACATCGGGATTTTGACGCATCTCCACAGCGTCCAGAAGTCAACTAGCAAACACATCATTTCTGCAAGTAGCTAAGTCACTAGAGCGAGCAAACAAAGTGTACAGGAAGTGACCGAGCACCTCTTTACACCTTGCAGGTAGTTAGTGCAGCAAGTCGAGAAGCgacactagcattagcattagccgcATCACATTTTGAGCTTGGCAAAAGGTCCCGCCCActgatgtcaaaaaaaaaaaaaagaagagaaaagaaaagaaaagaaaagaagagaaaagactggatggctcattggccaccaaaacggaagtcgccatccgccatcttgaaacAAGCTTGCCGACCTGTACCTGTACGTGGTTTGGTTCCACGTGTAAGTTCGAAAGATTTTCTTTGACGCTGTAAAAGTTGATTtgtaaaggctttttttttttgtcacttgaaCAAAGCGAACATTCTGATTGGTCCCAATGGAGTCGGGCTGATGAAATAATCACGTGACCGAAACGCCATCCCGACACACGCATTTGCAGAGTGCTGAAGTttagcgtgggggggggggggggggcgcacggcAACCGGGATTTCAAAGAGACTCAATGAGAACTCTGGGGAGGCCGCAGAAAGGCATTGTGGGAAGTGAGGCCTTCGTGGAAGGCGACAGCTGGCGAGCTACGAAAAgacgtccaaaaaaaaaaaaaaaaaaaaaaaggcctcaacGTAAATTGCggcaggaagagaagaagaaaaaaagtcggggggggggggggcgagtggGCACCCTCAAGAAAGCCAAAATGAAAACGGGAAAGCAAAGAGAAAAAGTGAGACAAAAGCAGCATCCGAACATCTTCGTCCTCGGTTCCGTTAAAGGGTTTTCCTGGGCTCGCCTGATGACGTTTGCCGGTTTTGTACTCTTAATCCTGTTTGGCTACTTGATATGACGGCGCTTCGGTCGgctataaaaacaataaatacatacaaattgGAATCGTCCCGTTCACACGGAAATGAAACGTTGGCCAAACAAATCGGAATTGACCCGCAGAAGCACAAGAAGCGTGTTGACGTTCGTCACCTGCGGGTTCAAAGGTTACGGACCACACAAGTACCCGCGGCGAACATCGCAATGGAAGTCGTGGCCGTCAATATTATTATTTCCTcgcacatgcatgcatgttgtGACTCGTGCAAGACGTTCATCgagaaaacacgcacacacgcttATTTTGGAGGGAGAGTGACGTCACTGCAGGTGACTCACCCAACCGTCTCAAATATCGGcttcctgtgatttttttttttttttttgcagaacttACACgaaaggagtaaaaaaaaaaaaaagtttgatattTGAAGCCGACGTTGATTTCTTTTTGTTGCGCGTGCGTCAGTCATCGGATCCAAAGCGGCTCCCGATTGGTCCTCGTCGCGCGCGTCACTGCGCCGCGCCCGCCCGCGAGTGAGCCGCCGACTACAAAAGTGTCGGAGCGGGCGCGGGGGGCTCCGGATCGAGTCCACGTGCTCCGCAGCCCCCGCCCCGACCCGCctcccccccccgtccccagTCCCCAGTCCCCAGTCCCCGCTCCCCTCGCGGCCTCGCGGCCTTCGGGCCTTCGGGCGCCACGATGGAGCTGCCGGAACTGCGGGCCTTCGCCGACGCCGACGCCGGCGACGACTTTTACGACGACGCGTGCTTCGACGCGGAGGACGCGCGCTTCTTCGACGAGCTCGACGCGGATCCCCGCCTGGCGCACGCGCACGCGCCGCTCCCGCCGCAGCAGCACCCGGTTGAGCGCGACGAGCACGTGCGCGCGCCCAGCGGGCACCACCAGGCGGGCCGCTGCCTGCTGTGGGCGTGCAAGGCGTGCAAGCGCAAGACCACCAACGCCGACCGCCGCAAGGCCGCCACCCTGCGCGAGCGACGCCGTCTGGGGAAGGTCAACGACGCCTTCGAGACGCTCAAGCGCTGCACGTCGGCCAACCCCAACCAGAGGCTGCCCAAGGTGGAGATCCTGCGCAACGCCATCGGCTACATTCAGGCGCTGCAGGCCCTGCTGCGCGGCGACGCCCGGGACGCCCGGGACGCCTTCTGCCCGCTCGCCGACGCCTACGGCGGAGACTCGGACGGCTCCAGCCCGCGCTCCAACTGCTCCGACGGCATGGTGAGTCCTCCCGCACCCCGCGAAGCAACGGACAACCATCAAAATCGGAAATTTCACACTAAGCCGACTCCGGCCCTCCGCAGGCCTCTTCCGGCGCCCCGCAAACGGTCTCATAATGGAAATCGCCAACTACTCCGTCTTCCATTCTCGCAATATTTCATCTTCTACTTTTCTCAGATGCccatcaaaaaaacaaaaaaaaaaaaaaaacacttttccctgcctcttcctccctttcctctttttttccttctctttcgTTCCTTTTCTTCTCCCCGCTCATATacaaatgaaacttttgacCAAATTGAAGAAATGATCGCAATCGCGTTGTTGTTCTTACCCGGAAAAGAAATAAGAAAACACTTTTCAAGACGTTCACGACTCTGATGAGAGTGAAGATTTTGTTAGCCCCCACCctccaattaaaacaaaatccaatAAGAAAAGATCCCGGTAggttgtaaatgtttttcctttagCTTGTGTGGAAACATGAGGAGAAGCAGCTGCAAAATAATCGTTGACGAAGTGTCATGAAAGagtttaaaggggggggggggaaatcccgcaaaaaaaaaaaaaaaaaccacttgaTGTGgtgatgtttgtgtttttatccattttcctgaatgaatttgaattctttttttaagtaGACCAAAGAATAATAAAGTGAACAACTGTGTCAGTCGCGAAGGATTTTCTTTccgaaaatgatttttttaaacatgtgtttctgtttctttttcttcatcgaAAAGTTAAATAAAGTTCAAACATTAATTGCTGGAACTGACAACAGAAATAATAACTTGGTTTTCATTTCCAAGtcaaaatttttatttcatgcttTTAGGAACTTTAACGTTcgacggtttaaaaaaaatccttccaaaCTTTTTCGATGTCTGTCAAAAATCTTGATgtgctcataaaaaaaatcgGATTCTTTTTAACGAAATGAAGGAAACAATCGCGAGTTGAGataaaaacattacaagtcAATGGGAAGCATTATGATGAGTGTAatcggaaaaaaaagaaaaactacaaaatgaaatatgttaAACATCAATCTTTTTCACAAAGTCGTTAAAAGaataagaacaaaacaaaactcattGAAATTGTCGGAAAAGGCCCAAATCGTTTTGACCGATTTGCTTCATCTTGATTCgagtttgatttgaaaatgattgggggaaaaaaaaaaaaaaatctccaaaatcTGTTAAAGTCAAAACGTGGTTGCCAtttgacgacgacgatgatgatgatgatgatgatgatgacgatgtcGCTTTGCAGACCGACTTCAGCGGGCCCGCCACGCGACCCCCTTCGGACCCCAAAACCTTTTGGAGCGACCACAAGGGTAAGGCGAGCCGATGACGTCACGCTCCTACAAAAAGCAACACGGCGGATgttcaaaatgtgtgtgttttttttttttttttttttttttttttttttttttttggggacaagATTTTATTCCCCGAAAAAACTTCTCGATGATTGGCTCGATGACGTGTTTTGAAGTCACTGTAGCCCAGAGGAATATCGCATTTCATttcacacttctttttttttgattttgctCGTTtgtatcatcattattattattgttattcgtTGAAACGTTAGGCTGACTCTATTTTGGGTCGATTTCTTTCGCTCGCGCTTGCTGACGTCACCCTCGTTCAGGTGGCGAGCGCGCGCCGGCGGCGTCCAGCCTGGATTGTTTGTCCAGCATCGTGGAGAGAATCTCGACCGACGGCGGGGACGCGCCGCCGCGGGACCCCAAGCCGGTCTACCAAATCCTCTAGCGCGGCGCCGCTCCCGGAAGGCCGCTTCGAGGCCAGCGCCGGGGGGCCTGCGCCGGAACTGACGTCACAACGCCCTCCGCCCGAGGAGAAGCCTGGAGGTCACGTGACGACGCTCCGAGAAATCAAAATGACTTGTCACCATAACGAGATGATTTCCAAAATAGCTCTCAAACGTTGACAGCCGGATATTTTGCAAacgaaccccccaaaaaaatgattgattatTGAGGAGATTTTCAAGGGCTCTCTCGGCCCTTTCGTAGTCCTTGAAGTGCTTCCACATTTCTGCTGAATCGCAACTAAAAAttcggaaaaatgtgaaaatttcgTCAAAAGCGAAAATTCTTCCTGCGTCCTGTCATGGATTCGgacttaaacaaacaaacaaaaaaatgtttgcacccTGCATCCATTTTGATCAACACGAACAATAATAAGCACACACGATGTTATTGAAATGAGAAAAAGATGAATTGTCACCGCCCGCCCCCCTCCACAAAATGGCAACGCATCCCGCTAATGAGCAGAAATTGTCATGATCGTAACAATCAACAAAATCGATCATAGCGACCGAGCTTACATTCCTCCACCTCAACGAGAAAGAAAAAGTTGGCGAGTCGATTTCTTTCTGGCCCCGCTTGCAGCAcaggaccattttcttttatgattattactattctaattttttttttttttttttttttttttggtgtacacTTGAGCTGGAGTTGTAAATAAGAGCGTTTGTTCAATGTATTTAatgccttccttcctcccttccttccttcctttttctttctttcttagtTTTTGTTTGTCGTGAAATAAGAATGTTAAACTTTATATTTATACAAATGGAGTGACACCACAATTCTAATAAATATTATACTTTATTTATACTAAACCACTCTCTTTGCgtgtctgtgtgagtgtgtgtgttttttttttttttacgtataacttttgtatttattctcacggacaattttatttattttacgaaATGAAACTCGACTAACAAACATGCTATATTTGTTCAACATGCAAAAACTCAATGAAATTGCATCAAATGATGAGAATTGTTATCATTTCACGTAACACGTGTTAATTATTCAGATGACACACTTTGACTTGGAAAAATAAGAAATGATGACTGATGAATGTTACGCCAATAAACGAGTGTGACTCATCGAAGttgtgaaattacatttttaaaatgaacacaaaatacCTTGTGGCATTTTCTCTTTCAAGCGTCAGAAAAAATGCTGAatgatattggaatgaaaaaaaatgcaattttcatgAATTCGTCACcttgaattgacccctccgtggatattgcgcaatcggcgccactgaccaatcagaggcccgttttttgctcccgccattttctcagacaacattgcatgatCCAAGTGTAGGTTTAGTCaacgttttatcgcgtatttgggttctttaacaaatcgatatggttaagaggtgtcgtcACGGACTTTGCAATAGCgacgacgggtatcccgaaaggcgagtcggtgggacttcgattcgtaccctttccaaaaccgaagaccacgtacaaaaaatgccttcgatggatcaaagatcgcatcatcaactaaatccatctaatatcaaccggaacacacatgtttgcaccaaggtatgccctaaatttgattttcaatacacgtctcgtataaatgaattcaaagttcttcgctagcataacactgctgcgtgtgaacgattgccacacttattctttgttgagcgatatttagcgatgatcggactgcacaaacgtgtcgctttcttgctgccTCGCGGCCAGaaccttaaccagactgtgtttgcacgaagatatgccctaaatttgatttttaatccacgtctcgtataaatgaatgagacgttctgcgctggcataacattgctccgtgtgaacgattgaatgaaatcagaagcatggcgtctctctcagttcagaatgtattggatttagaatctataatatatcgttgatttgaatgaaagcagaagcatggcgtctctctcagttcagagtgtgtttgccatttttaccgtttgtcttaggtcagcgcacgtggcgtgacgtcacttcaggaggcgtgattaagtgccctgtacggaggggtcaattggacgCGGAGCACTCTGAAGGAGAAACATTGCCGTCGTGTGGCCGTTTGTGTTACTGCAccatggagtaaaaaaaaacaccccaaagttTTCTGAAAAGTCATCAAAGTCGTTCGTGTGACGAAGCACAAAAGATTTACGAGCTATTCAAGTTCAAAGATGTCGTTGTGGGTTAACCGTTGTAATTCTTAATTAAGGATAATCAATTCACGCGTGAACTATGAAACGGAGTTTGATGACGCCATACACCCAGTGAGACTTTTGGGTGTCcccaatgctaatgctaacgtgcGAGCTTGCATTTAACGTCAAAACATCGCAAACGGGCCTGAATGATTGCCGCTAATATCTCAGCATGCGATCCAAAATGAGAATAATTGCTGTTATTCTTCCTTAGCATTAGCATCCATTTTCATGTTAGCATCAATCTTGTTTTTCTGGtttgacattgtttttccaGACTTCTCAGTAAAAGATGGCAAAGTTTTGTCACCTTTGAAGTCCATATTTGTGCGCAATTGAGAAGATGAACCAAAGGAGCAATCGGTCATTTTGTGACGTTCCTCAGCGGAACAATTTGGTCGGCTCCCACCGGACGAGGACGGCGCCGTTCCGAGACTTTCCAAAGGAGCGTCAGCGtgtgaaggtgaaaataaacctTGAAACACGCAAGCTCGCGTCTTCTTGTTCGTGTCGTAGCTGTGTAGCTTCTTCAGCGTTAGCGTTCATCTTCCTGCTAGCGTCTTTCAGAATGACGAGAGGCGGAAACGTGTCATCTTGAAGAGTCAaacttttatttacaaaaatgctGAGAACCAAACAGCGGAGAGGGCGTGGAGGTCCAACGTCTCTTTATTGTTATCATTAGCCGTTAGCTAGCGATGACGACGCGGTTCGTCCGTCTTGTCTTCTCAGCGACACTAACTTCACCCGCGACGTCTACTTCCTGCGGCGGGCGGCGGCTCCCTTCTTGctgctgtggggggggggggtggcacaaaaaacaaagctaGCTTAGCATGGTAGCATCCAAAATAATTGGAACAAATGGAGAAGAATGCGTACGGACCGGATGATCATGTTAGCGGATGTGCTAGCATTCAGGAAAAGTCCTTTTTCCCatgttgtttacatattttatggtAACTAAGTCGTCATTCAAAGCTAACAAGAATGGTAAGAATAAAAGGTTTCCGCAAttgtaatgataataataataaaaggtttCCATAAATCTAAGAATGTTTTTCATGTGTGCTAATCCGTCATGACgaccttttctttttgttttctttgtgtttttgttttttactgctTGTGGTCAgcaatttgtcatcaaaatctGATGCAATTTGAAAATGGATTTATGTACCGATGTACAagtggtgcgtgtgtgtggggggtgtggggggtgtgggggggggtgtatactTCCGGGACTTACAACTTGCTGAGCTCTTCCACTCGCTTGCGCAGGGTGGTGACCTGCAGGGGGCGCAAAGAGCACGGTCAGCatttgctcgtttttttttttttttttttttaaattactgttatttattattattattatttttttttaaatttaattgcgTCTCGTGTCGTAGTACTCACCTCGTACTTCTGCCTCTTCAGCCTCTCCGTGTGGTCGAACTTCTCCGACTCGAGCTGACACATCCAGTCGTACAATTCGTTGATCTTATCCCTGAAAGACATCGTTGACGTTGATCGGGGCAAAAACGACATTTCGGCTCCTGATATGATGCGGGTTGCCACGGGAACGAAGACTTTGCAGCGTGATCttaaaatgtttggaaatcTTTCGCAATGTATCAAAGAGGATGTGTGAGAAGGGGGAAAAGGATATCTGATGGTGTATTGATTTTGATATTATATCAGGAAACAACACAAGTTCAAAGTTGGATGACGTGAATTTTATATGTACcgattagaaaaataaaaagatcaaCAATAAATGTTGACATGTTTTGTGAATGGCAAAAATACAACTGATCGGGTATCAATACAGCGGCATATTGCCATTTGATCTGATCTGTTGTAATGGCTCTGCGCGTCGACCGGTCgggaggaccggggttcgaatcccggccccgcccgtgcggagtttgcacTGGGTTGCTTTtcttcctcccaaatcccccaaAACTGCGTTCAGCGAGGAGTCCAAATCGGCCTTTGCCGCCGTCCGTCCGTCGGTCGCTcgtttctacgtgccctgcgatcgattggccggcgaccggtcgaGGGCGCTccgttgtgaggatgagcggctcggaCGGTTGGCCCGCCGCGCGCGTATCGAAGGGTGTCGTAATGTGCGTAGACGGGTTCGCAGTACCCGCCTGTGCGTCGTCGCGTGCGGTACCTGAGCTTGTCCTCGTTGAGATGGTCGATGTTGAGCTGCTTGCGTCTGGCGgccaaaatcttcttcttcttctctcgctccgtttctttctttcctcctcGCTTTTGGTCGGCCTGGCGGAGGGAAAGTCGGACGAAGGTCAGCGGCCCGTTCGTCCCTCCgcgcgtccgtccgtccatccgtccatccatctatccatccttccgtccgtccgtccgtccatccatccatccatccatccgtccgtccgtccgtccgtccgtccgtccatccgcgcgtccgtccgtccgtccgtccgtccatccgtccgtccgtccgtgcgTTTGTCCGtgcgtccgtccatccatccatccatccatccatccatcctccatccatcatccatccatccatccatccatccatccatccttcgtccgtccatccgtccatccatccatccttccatccgtccatccatccatccatccatccatccttccgtccgtccgtccgtccatccatccatccatccatccatccttccgtccgtccatccatccatccttccgtccgtccgtccatccatccatccatccatccatccttccgtccgtccgtccgtccatccatccatccatccgtccgtccgtccgtccgtccatccgcgcgtccgtccgtccgtccctccgtccatccgtccgtccgtctgtccatccatccttccatccatccatccatccatcctccgtccgtccgtccatccatccatccatccatccttcgtccgtccatccatccatccatccatcatccatccttccgtccgtccgtccatccatccatccatccatccatccatcatccatccttccgtccgtccgtccatccatccatccatccatccatccttccgtccgtccatccatccttccatccatccatccatccgtccgtccgtccgtccatccatccatccatccatccatcctccgtccgtccgtccatccatccttccatccatccatccatccatccatccatccatccgtcctatccgcccgcccgcccgcccgcccgctgcCCGTCCGTCCCGGGTAAACGTTTTTGTTGCCATCGAGCACCACCATCAGGCGGAAGCGCGAACC of the Syngnathoides biaculeatus isolate LvHL_M chromosome 14, ASM1980259v1, whole genome shotgun sequence genome contains:
- the myod1 gene encoding myoblast determination protein 1 homolog, which encodes MELPELRAFADADAGDDFYDDACFDAEDARFFDELDADPRLAHAHAPLPPQQHPVERDEHVRAPSGHHQAGRCLLWACKACKRKTTNADRRKAATLRERRRLGKVNDAFETLKRCTSANPNQRLPKVEILRNAIGYIQALQALLRGDARDARDAFCPLADAYGGDSDGSSPRSNCSDGMTDFSGPATRPPSDPKTFWSDHKGGERAPAASSLDCLSSIVERISTDGGDAPPRDPKPVYQIL